One genomic window of Sphingobacterium oryzagri includes the following:
- a CDS encoding TetR/AcrR family transcriptional regulator encodes MSKAEQTRQFIIEKSAPIFNVKGYDNTSLSDIQKATKLTKGAIYGNFSDKNELAIAAYEHSSSVVFEAISNRVKNTASAKEALLAYPNYYVQNWQLVFQKGGCPLMNAAVEADDHLHFMRDIVRKSIMRFIQSLQDVIEQGQAKKEFYAKISAAEYAAMIFSLMEGTIMLAKLMNDTKYFQIVADRIKNIVEQELMR; translated from the coding sequence ATGTCAAAAGCTGAGCAAACAAGACAATTCATAATAGAGAAATCTGCTCCTATTTTTAATGTAAAGGGGTATGATAACACATCATTATCCGATATTCAGAAAGCCACTAAATTGACGAAAGGCGCTATATACGGCAACTTTTCAGATAAGAACGAACTGGCGATTGCAGCTTATGAACACAGCAGTTCAGTGGTTTTTGAGGCTATAAGTAACAGGGTGAAAAATACAGCATCTGCGAAGGAAGCATTATTGGCTTATCCCAATTACTACGTCCAAAATTGGCAACTCGTTTTTCAAAAGGGCGGTTGTCCATTAATGAATGCAGCAGTTGAGGCAGACGACCACCTGCATTTTATGAGAGACATCGTTCGCAAAAGTATAATGCGTTTTATACAATCCCTTCAAGATGTAATTGAACAGGGACAAGCAAAAAAGGAGTTTTACGCTAAAATTAGCGCAGCAGAATATGCTGCAATGATATTCAGCTTAATGGAGGGAACTATCATGTTAGCGAAGCTAATGAATGATACAAAGTATTTTCAGATTGTTGCCGATAGAATCAAGAACATCGTAGAACAAGAATTAATGAGATAA
- a CDS encoding NmrA family NAD(P)-binding protein encodes MDNIILVAGATGDLGGRVCENLLGRGVAVRAIVRSKSNQKRVFELRELGVQIVATEYDDEYGLTLACQGVSCIVSTLAGLGDVIVKAQSLLLKSAIQAGVPKFIPSDFSTDFDQLKVGDNRNFDLRKEFQTIINASNIQATSIFNGAFAHILAYNTPLLDIKNSSISYYAGKANWNIDFTTIADTAAFTARVALDNDTPRSLYISSFKISPLALSQLANEVFDRQFEWRNAGTLEDFAAYTRHTRAENPKGELELYSQWQQMQYMYSMFAAQNQRIDNDRYDGLTWQTAKETLLAIKS; translated from the coding sequence ATGGATAATATTATTTTAGTCGCCGGTGCTACAGGTGATCTTGGTGGAAGGGTCTGTGAGAACCTGCTAGGGAGGGGAGTTGCTGTACGAGCAATTGTTAGAAGTAAGAGCAATCAAAAGCGCGTGTTTGAACTTCGTGAACTCGGTGTCCAAATCGTCGCGACAGAATATGATGATGAATACGGATTGACGCTAGCCTGTCAGGGTGTATCATGCATCGTATCTACTTTGGCGGGGTTAGGTGATGTGATCGTCAAAGCACAAAGCCTTCTTCTAAAATCAGCAATTCAGGCGGGTGTTCCTAAATTTATACCATCAGATTTCAGCACAGACTTTGATCAACTTAAAGTCGGTGATAATAGAAATTTTGATCTACGGAAAGAGTTTCAAACTATCATCAATGCTTCAAACATACAGGCAACTTCTATTTTTAATGGGGCGTTTGCTCATATATTGGCATACAATACACCTCTATTGGATATCAAAAATAGTTCTATTTCCTATTATGCAGGAAAAGCGAATTGGAACATTGATTTTACAACGATTGCTGATACAGCTGCGTTTACTGCCCGTGTCGCACTGGATAATGATACGCCTCGCTCGCTGTATATCTCGAGCTTTAAGATCTCGCCTCTGGCGTTGTCGCAATTGGCAAATGAAGTGTTTGACAGACAATTTGAATGGAGGAATGCTGGCACATTAGAAGACTTTGCGGCATACACCAGACATACTCGTGCCGAGAATCCAAAGGGCGAACTGGAGTTATATTCCCAATGGCAGCAGATGCAATATATGTACAGCATGTTCGCAGCCCAAAACCAACGTATTGACAACGATAGATACGATGGATTGACATGGCAAACGGCTAAAGAAACACTATTAGCGATAAAAAGTTAA
- a CDS encoding site-specific integrase, translating to MATVTSKVFEHHKKSDGTYNVKICVRHKGLRKYLDTVHYVVKRQLTKDLKIRDPFVAEKVENQLRDYRKAISELEGKLDFFTVESLVDYLRDKNEDIDFIKFCNAHIERLKKEGREGTSTTHRIVKNSLIDYFKRQTVSINEIHSNMLQSYEKFLRSERTMKRINQLGKEVVTTKKGLADSGLHNHMRDLRTLFNAARDRYNNEDLGIYRIKHYPFKNYKIGSAPLTLKRNNTLQQVVSIKKLSAKVGSRMELARDLYLLSFYQCGMNAVDLYKLMPDHIQNGRIDYNRSKTKGKRKDNAFISIKIAEDAKPLLEKYLGQLSTRYSRTSSLNSALSKGMKQISRKLGIPKLTLYWARHTFATVARNTCRMQKDDVAEAMNHVDEGNRMTDIYIAKDWAIVDDVQSAVLNAFKKEEVKLGKKSN from the coding sequence ATGGCAACAGTTACTAGTAAGGTGTTTGAACATCACAAGAAATCAGATGGCACCTACAACGTGAAAATTTGTGTAAGACACAAAGGATTGAGAAAGTATCTTGATACCGTTCATTACGTCGTCAAGAGACAACTAACCAAAGATTTAAAAATTCGAGATCCGTTTGTCGCAGAAAAAGTCGAGAATCAACTGCGGGATTATCGAAAAGCAATCAGTGAATTAGAAGGTAAGCTGGATTTTTTCACCGTTGAATCCTTAGTAGATTATTTACGTGATAAAAATGAGGATATCGATTTTATCAAATTTTGCAATGCGCACATTGAGCGTTTAAAGAAGGAAGGGAGAGAAGGTACATCTACAACCCACCGAATCGTTAAAAATAGCCTTATTGATTATTTTAAGCGTCAAACTGTTTCAATCAATGAGATTCATTCAAACATGCTACAGTCCTATGAGAAGTTTCTACGATCGGAAAGGACAATGAAACGAATTAACCAACTTGGGAAAGAAGTTGTAACAACCAAGAAAGGTCTTGCCGATAGTGGTCTACATAACCATATGCGTGATCTTCGAACACTTTTTAATGCAGCGAGGGATCGCTACAACAACGAAGATTTAGGCATTTATCGGATAAAACATTATCCTTTTAAAAATTATAAGATCGGCTCTGCTCCACTTACTCTTAAAAGAAATAATACATTGCAGCAGGTAGTATCGATAAAGAAGTTGTCAGCCAAGGTCGGAAGCCGAATGGAGTTAGCGAGGGATTTATATCTTCTTTCCTTTTACCAATGTGGAATGAATGCTGTAGATCTTTACAAGTTGATGCCAGATCATATCCAGAACGGTAGAATTGATTACAATCGATCCAAAACTAAAGGAAAGCGCAAAGATAATGCGTTTATTAGCATCAAAATTGCTGAGGATGCAAAGCCTTTATTAGAAAAATATCTTGGACAACTCTCGACCCGATACAGCAGAACAAGTTCTCTTAACAGCGCCCTAAGTAAAGGTATGAAGCAAATAAGCCGAAAACTTGGTATTCCTAAGTTAACTCTATATTGGGCAAGGCATACTTTCGCTACCGTCGCGCGTAATACCTGCCGTATGCAAAAAGACGATGTGGCAGAGGCAATGAATCATGTGGACGAGGGAAACAGAATGACGGATATATATATTGCTAAAGATTGGGCTATTGTCGATGATGTACAATCCGCTGTATTAAATGCATTTAAGAAAGAGGAAGTGAAGCTTGGAAAAAAATCCAATTAG
- a CDS encoding DUF4932 domain-containing protein encodes MNIRIQIAVTAVLLLLSNHLFSQKKDVVFNKEYIERNDGKTTIEINESQELIYIILSLTDFAKENPNMVKHESSYYDSVQIHFSPFAELRIVKEFDKLLRESLVNYFLLSANAYGFKFDNNKLIPTDIYNFPGKGIGNYEIAVDPIITHITSLEEFVTKSSYRKFYYDNQKYYDKLKSEYETYATVDEQREWLENRFDYKINSYRILTSPLIAGMNATHTFTDEGFKEMLLFIPTIYKNNDWGEKYQKFMNVRIIFTEIDHNYVGPVSDRYLNRLNLIFSNRSKWVDSSNKTVEHYPNALKVFDEYLTWGLFILYSYDKINDDQDVFQKMVSHVNDRMILKGFPKALEFNQKLLDLYESGKYAKIEDLYTPLLDWCESQ; translated from the coding sequence ATGAATATTCGGATACAAATAGCTGTCACGGCAGTACTCTTACTCTTATCAAACCATCTATTTTCTCAAAAAAAGGACGTTGTTTTTAATAAGGAATATATTGAACGAAATGATGGGAAAACAACTATAGAAATTAATGAATCTCAAGAACTTATCTACATCATACTGTCATTAACAGATTTTGCCAAAGAGAATCCTAATATGGTGAAACATGAATCCAGTTATTATGACAGCGTCCAAATACATTTTTCACCATTTGCAGAACTGCGCATTGTAAAAGAATTTGATAAGTTACTTCGAGAAAGTCTTGTAAACTATTTTCTGCTATCAGCAAATGCATATGGGTTTAAGTTCGATAATAATAAGCTAATCCCTACCGACATTTATAATTTTCCGGGCAAAGGAATAGGTAATTATGAAATCGCTGTCGATCCTATAATCACACATATTACAAGTTTGGAAGAATTTGTAACAAAATCAAGTTATCGAAAATTTTACTATGATAACCAAAAGTATTACGATAAATTAAAATCTGAGTATGAGACCTACGCTACTGTTGACGAGCAAAGGGAGTGGTTAGAAAACCGATTTGATTATAAAATAAATAGTTACCGCATACTTACGTCGCCTTTAATAGCTGGGATGAATGCGACGCATACATTTACTGATGAAGGTTTTAAAGAAATGCTACTTTTTATACCAACGATTTATAAGAATAATGATTGGGGTGAAAAGTATCAAAAATTCATGAATGTAAGGATAATTTTTACGGAAATTGACCATAACTATGTAGGCCCCGTAAGTGATCGCTATTTAAATCGATTGAATTTAATATTTAGTAATCGTTCAAAATGGGTAGACAGTAGTAATAAGACTGTGGAACATTATCCAAATGCCTTAAAAGTTTTTGATGAATATCTAACATGGGGACTATTTATCCTTTACTCTTATGATAAGATAAATGACGACCAAGATGTTTTCCAAAAAATGGTGAGTCATGTGAACGATAGGATGATTTTAAAAGGTTTTCCTAAAGCATTAGAATTCAATCAGAAATTACTAGACCTATATGAGAGTGGCAAATACGCAAAAATCGAAGATCTATATACGCCACTATTGGATTGGTGCGAGAGTCAATAG
- a CDS encoding DUF3817 domain-containing protein — MKKFFTTSIGRLRISAILEGTSLLILIFIAVPLKHFFDNPSLVQSIGPIHGALFLFFVFSTLRVALEQGWKFKEITWKVLLACFIPFGTFYIDHKILRHISDVEE; from the coding sequence ATGAAAAAATTCTTCACCACATCAATCGGTCGCCTGCGAATTTCCGCAATATTAGAAGGAACATCACTACTGATATTGATTTTTATAGCAGTTCCTCTGAAACACTTTTTCGATAATCCCTCATTGGTTCAGTCCATTGGACCGATTCACGGGGCCCTATTTCTTTTTTTCGTTTTCAGCACCTTGCGGGTGGCTCTTGAACAAGGCTGGAAATTCAAGGAAATCACATGGAAAGTTCTCTTAGCATGTTTTATTCCGTTCGGAACATTTTATATAGATCATAAAATACTACGCCATATATCGGATGTAGAGGAATAA
- a CDS encoding alpha/beta fold hydrolase, which yields MEKIYQNSELIKSWPGFTSNVINVSGTELHYVDGGSGPVLICLPGWPQTWYSYHTIAPQLAKKLRVIVVDIRGMGGSGTPDHGYDKKTMASDIEALMTKLGIATAHILGHDIGGMVAQSLAHNFPNRVQTLTIADGLHPNNGMMQMKLMPAAGKFLEKIDKNEPYTWWMGFNQIKDLPEKLLDGRFRHLLDWLFHYVMVDESKMNEFDRCVYASIYDRKERIRSSNAWYQTFNQDIIDFQSYKKLQMPVLGLASNVSSGYYQFALPMISDNYRLVSLDDTGHYMFEENPKDVITAITNHIFNTKS from the coding sequence ATGGAAAAAATCTATCAGAACAGCGAACTTATTAAAAGTTGGCCAGGCTTTACCAGTAATGTAATCAACGTAAGTGGAACCGAACTTCATTATGTAGATGGGGGCAGTGGTCCGGTACTGATCTGCCTGCCAGGCTGGCCACAGACATGGTACTCTTATCATACAATAGCTCCACAACTAGCTAAAAAATTACGTGTTATTGTAGTTGATATACGCGGGATGGGAGGATCGGGCACACCTGACCACGGATATGACAAAAAGACAATGGCCAGCGACATTGAAGCGCTCATGACAAAATTAGGTATAGCGACAGCACACATTTTAGGGCATGATATAGGGGGGATGGTCGCACAGAGTCTTGCTCACAACTTTCCAAACAGAGTACAGACCTTAACGATTGCTGATGGACTGCATCCAAATAATGGCATGATGCAAATGAAACTTATGCCAGCCGCGGGTAAATTTCTGGAAAAGATCGATAAAAATGAACCCTACACTTGGTGGATGGGTTTTAACCAAATAAAAGATTTACCAGAAAAGCTTCTCGATGGACGATTTAGACATCTATTGGATTGGCTTTTTCATTACGTTATGGTTGATGAAAGTAAAATGAACGAGTTTGACAGATGTGTCTATGCATCCATTTATGATCGAAAAGAAAGAATTCGATCTTCAAACGCATGGTATCAAACATTCAATCAGGACATAATTGACTTCCAGTCGTATAAAAAATTGCAGATGCCCGTACTAGGATTGGCCAGTAATGTTTCAAGCGGTTATTACCAATTTGCGTTACCAATGATTTCAGACAATTATAGATTAGTCAGTCTGGACGACACCGGTCATTATATGTTTGAAGAAAATCCTAAAGATGTCATAACTGCTATAACAAACCATATATTTAATACTAAAAGCTAG
- a CDS encoding PaaI family thioesterase → MSTAERTRTYDWESPLDTAGKAQTLTGLEFLKGILNGEIPAPPIAKTLDFQTLSVEEGKILFEFTPYEFHYNPIGSVHGGVISTVLDTAMGCAVHSVLPQGVAYTTLELKVNFVKAVTIKSGKLLVEGRLIHSGRTTALVEADLKSESGTLYAHGVSTCLIFKP, encoded by the coding sequence ATGAGTACAGCAGAAAGAACAAGAACATACGATTGGGAAAGCCCCTTGGACACAGCAGGCAAAGCGCAAACATTGACCGGGTTAGAGTTTTTGAAAGGTATATTAAACGGTGAAATCCCCGCACCACCAATTGCAAAGACGTTAGACTTCCAAACATTAAGCGTTGAAGAGGGCAAAATATTGTTTGAATTTACACCGTACGAATTTCATTATAACCCGATAGGTAGTGTACACGGGGGGGTAATTTCTACGGTATTAGATACTGCTATGGGTTGCGCAGTTCACTCTGTTTTACCACAGGGCGTTGCCTATACTACATTAGAGTTAAAAGTAAACTTCGTCAAAGCGGTAACCATCAAAAGTGGTAAGCTGTTGGTCGAGGGACGTTTAATTCATTCTGGAAGAACCACCGCATTGGTTGAGGCTGACCTTAAAAGTGAAAGTGGGACGTTGTATGCCCACGGCGTTTCGACCTGTCTGATTTTCAAACCCTGA
- a CDS encoding HAD family hydrolase — MQKIKNIILDYGNVIYMIDFDRVKLAFIALGIKNVDEFFGHKAQDPLFDAFDRGEISAADFREGIRERSGKPELSDEQIDNAWNALLIGVPPGKHETLTYLHDKYRTFLLSNNNEIHYRHCMEHIREVYAVPDNKAFFEQTFYSHEMGLRKPEPAIFQEIVRQTGIVAEESLFIDDSPQHLAAAKLLGFQTGLCSAEEPLEYWVEKLNL; from the coding sequence ATGCAAAAAATTAAAAATATTATTCTCGATTACGGCAATGTTATCTATATGATTGACTTTGATCGCGTGAAGCTTGCCTTTATTGCGTTGGGTATCAAAAATGTAGACGAATTCTTTGGTCACAAAGCGCAAGACCCGTTGTTCGACGCTTTCGATCGTGGTGAAATTTCTGCGGCAGACTTCCGGGAAGGCATTCGCGAACGTTCGGGAAAACCGGAGCTCAGCGACGAACAGATCGATAACGCATGGAATGCGCTGTTGATTGGTGTGCCGCCAGGCAAACATGAGACGCTCACTTACCTGCACGATAAGTACCGCACCTTTTTACTGAGCAACAACAACGAGATACATTACCGGCATTGTATGGAGCATATTCGCGAAGTGTATGCCGTCCCGGATAACAAGGCTTTCTTCGAACAAACGTTTTATTCCCATGAAATGGGATTGCGAAAACCAGAACCCGCAATCTTTCAGGAGATCGTGCGACAAACCGGAATCGTGGCTGAAGAAAGCCTGTTCATTGACGACAGTCCGCAGCACCTGGCTGCTGCGAAGCTATTGGGTTTTCAAACAGGGCTGTGCAGTGCAGAAGAACCGTTGGAGTATTGGGTTGAAAAATTAAATCTATAG
- the fabF gene encoding beta-ketoacyl-ACP synthase II gives MNRVVITGLGAITPLGNNVSDFWQSLTNGISGAAPITKFDTSKFKTKFACELKNFDPLDYIEKAEARKYDLFTQYALIAVDEAIKDGNINFDHLNRNRIGVIWGSGNGGIGTFQQQVMEYAQGDGTPRFNPFFIPKMIVDIAPGVISIKHGLRGINYATVSACATSNTSIIDAFNYIRWGKADMIITGGSEAPITESSVGGFNASKALSTFNENPALASRPFDINRDGFVMGEGAGAIILERYEHAVKRNAPIIAEIVGGGMAADAYHLTGTHPQGEGAYLGMLAALEDANLSAKKIDYLNTHATSTPQGDTSELRAVERVFGRDSKLNISATKSMTGHLLGAAGAIEAIACIKAVQTDTVPPTINSVDIEPEFEGAFNLTLHKAQHRLVNHAMSNTFGFGGHIATTIFKKF, from the coding sequence ATGAATAGAGTGGTAATTACAGGGCTTGGAGCAATTACGCCCCTTGGAAACAATGTAAGTGATTTTTGGCAATCACTTACAAATGGGATTAGCGGAGCAGCCCCCATAACAAAATTTGATACAAGCAAATTCAAAACAAAATTTGCTTGCGAACTCAAAAATTTTGACCCTTTGGATTATATTGAAAAAGCAGAGGCAAGAAAGTATGATTTGTTTACACAGTATGCGTTAATAGCAGTTGATGAAGCAATAAAAGATGGCAACATCAATTTTGACCATTTGAACAGAAATCGAATTGGGGTTATTTGGGGTTCGGGCAATGGCGGTATCGGTACATTTCAGCAACAGGTGATGGAGTATGCACAAGGTGATGGTACACCTCGTTTTAACCCATTCTTTATTCCGAAAATGATTGTCGATATTGCTCCCGGCGTTATCTCTATAAAGCACGGATTAAGAGGCATAAACTATGCAACTGTTTCCGCTTGCGCAACGTCAAATACTTCTATTATTGACGCATTCAATTATATTCGGTGGGGCAAAGCTGATATGATTATTACTGGTGGCTCCGAAGCACCTATCACCGAAAGTTCTGTGGGTGGCTTCAATGCTTCAAAGGCATTATCTACGTTTAATGAAAATCCTGCACTGGCTTCACGTCCATTTGATATAAACAGGGACGGTTTTGTTATGGGTGAGGGTGCGGGTGCAATTATTTTGGAAAGATACGAACACGCTGTAAAACGTAATGCTCCCATTATTGCCGAAATTGTAGGCGGCGGTATGGCCGCCGATGCATATCACCTTACAGGTACACATCCGCAGGGCGAGGGAGCATATTTGGGAATGCTTGCAGCTTTGGAAGATGCAAACCTTTCTGCCAAGAAAATTGATTATCTGAATACACATGCCACATCAACACCACAAGGTGACACCAGCGAATTAAGAGCGGTTGAAAGGGTTTTTGGCAGAGATAGCAAATTAAATATCAGTGCAACCAAATCCATGACTGGACACCTGTTAGGAGCAGCAGGAGCAATAGAAGCAATTGCCTGCATTAAAGCTGTTCAGACGGATACTGTACCGCCGACAATCAATTCAGTAGATATCGAGCCTGAATTTGAGGGCGCTTTCAACCTCACATTGCATAAAGCACAGCATAGGCTGGTGAACCATGCCATGAGTAACACGTTTGGATTTGGTGGACACATAGCCACAACAATTTTCAAAAAGTTCTGA
- a CDS encoding Crp/Fnr family transcriptional regulator — protein sequence MTDLKIIIKQIVSLSEQDADIVISHFYERRLSRGQLLLKKGQVASHYYFLRSGGLRFSYKDKVELTAWIVQPGEFFTEISSLSPEIPTRFDIEAIEDSEIYCISKSNMEALYKEIPAWQEFGRKTWERMAIRMINEIIRFQTMTVEERYLEFLKIPGFMQLVSVKQLASYLGITPNALSRIRKNLR from the coding sequence ATGACAGACCTTAAGATAATCATAAAACAAATCGTAAGTTTATCGGAACAAGACGCTGATATAGTTATTAGTCATTTTTATGAAAGACGGCTGTCAAGAGGACAACTTCTCTTAAAAAAGGGGCAGGTGGCATCACATTATTATTTTTTAAGAAGCGGAGGTTTGCGCTTCAGCTATAAGGATAAAGTGGAGCTTACCGCATGGATTGTCCAACCCGGTGAATTTTTTACAGAAATATCAAGTCTCAGCCCAGAAATACCAACCCGGTTTGATATCGAAGCGATAGAAGATTCGGAAATCTATTGCATAAGCAAATCGAATATGGAGGCACTTTACAAAGAAATACCAGCTTGGCAGGAATTTGGGCGAAAAACGTGGGAGAGAATGGCCATTCGTATGATCAATGAGATTATTAGGTTCCAGACAATGACGGTGGAGGAGCGTTATTTGGAATTCTTGAAAATTCCGGGCTTCATGCAACTTGTTTCGGTAAAACAATTAGCTTCCTATCTCGGTATCACGCCAAACGCGCTAAGTCGCATCCGTAAAAATCTTCGTTAG
- a CDS encoding DUF1810 domain-containing protein — MSIDLDRFLRAQNLVYLQALQEVQNGKKRSHWMWYIFPQITGLGSSDTAKQYAIRDGIEAKAFLKHPVLGSNLRMITKTFLNLQKGSAEEVFGTLDSLKLRSSMTLFEAVSDNKTLFTAVIDKYYGGKRDSRTIAILQSQDL, encoded by the coding sequence ATGAGTATTGACTTAGATAGGTTTCTCAGAGCGCAAAACCTCGTATACCTACAAGCGCTTCAGGAGGTTCAAAATGGAAAAAAGCGGTCGCACTGGATGTGGTATATATTTCCTCAAATCACCGGTTTGGGAAGCAGCGATACGGCTAAACAATATGCTATCAGAGATGGCATAGAAGCAAAAGCGTTTTTGAAGCACCCTGTATTAGGTTCTAATCTACGAATGATAACTAAGACCTTTTTGAATCTACAAAAAGGCTCAGCAGAAGAGGTGTTTGGTACGCTTGATTCTTTAAAACTTCGCTCAAGCATGACCTTATTCGAAGCTGTAAGCGATAACAAAACACTTTTTACAGCGGTTATTGATAAGTATTACGGAGGAAAACGCGATTCTAGAACAATAGCAATACTGCAATCCCAAGATCTCTAG
- a CDS encoding IS3 family transposase (programmed frameshift), whose amino-acid sequence MKKTRFTETQIVRALKEGEEGRKTDDICRELEISKATFYNWKSRYGGMEASDVKRLKELEEENARLKKMFAELSMNHDILKEVINKKRLGLRQQKQLTQEIVLDHGLSVTGACKLTGMCRSQYYYVSKKDDSAVIAALDQLSSKHPVYGFRKLYAYLRREGKPWNHKKVYRVYKLLNMNKKRRGKRRLPAREKQPLEQQISINQKWSMDFMSDSLASGNRFRTFNVLDDCSREILCIEIATSISSLRVTRTLEQIIDWRGKPLCLRVDNGPEFTSHHFELWCKDQGIAIQFIQPGKPMQNGYIERFNRSYRKEILDAYLFFNLSEVREYTQAWMDEYNNNRPHEGLGNLTPTELSKNIRQQQQINQLVP is encoded by the exons ATGAAAAAGACACGTTTTACAGAAACACAGATTGTGCGAGCACTCAAAGAGGGAGAAGAAGGTCGCAAGACCGATGACATCTGCCGAGAGCTTGAGATTAGCAAAGCCACTTTTTATAACTGGAAAAGTCGTTACGGTGGTATGGAAGCATCCGATGTCAAGCGCCTGAAGGAACTTGAAGAAGAAAATGCACGCTTAAAAAAGATGTTTGCCGAACTGAGTATGAACCATGATATCCTAAAGGAAGTCATCA ACAAAAAAAGGTTGGGGCTCCGGCAACAAAAACAGTTAACCCAGGAGATTGTCCTAGATCACGGTTTGAGTGTCACCGGAGCCTGTAAATTGACAGGTATGTGCCGTTCACAATATTACTATGTTAGTAAGAAAGATGATAGCGCCGTTATAGCAGCATTAGATCAGCTGTCTTCCAAACATCCTGTATATGGATTTCGAAAACTATATGCCTACCTGCGCAGGGAAGGTAAGCCATGGAACCATAAAAAAGTATACAGAGTATATAAGCTACTTAATATGAACAAAAAGCGGCGTGGCAAACGTCGGCTACCTGCTCGGGAGAAACAACCGTTGGAACAACAGATCAGCATTAATCAAAAATGGAGCATGGACTTTATGAGCGATAGCTTGGCCAGCGGAAACAGGTTTAGAACTTTTAATGTGTTGGATGACTGTTCTCGTGAGATATTGTGTATCGAAATAGCTACTTCAATTTCTTCTTTGCGGGTAACTCGGACACTTGAACAAATTATAGATTGGCGGGGCAAACCGCTCTGTCTACGTGTAGATAATGGGCCTGAATTCACCAGTCATCATTTTGAGCTCTGGTGTAAAGACCAAGGTATCGCTATTCAATTTATCCAGCCCGGTAAGCCTATGCAGAACGGTTACATCGAACGGTTCAACCGAAGTTATCGCAAAGAAATTTTGGATGCTTATTTATTTTTCAACTTGTCAGAAGTAAGAGAATATACCCAGGCGTGGATGGATGAATATAATAACAACAGACCCCATGAAGGTCTTGGGAATCTTACACCAACGGAATTATCAAAAAATATTAGGCAACAACAACAAATAAATCAATTAGTACCGTAA